In one window of Cydia pomonella isolate Wapato2018A chromosome 16, ilCydPomo1, whole genome shotgun sequence DNA:
- the LOC133526644 gene encoding uncharacterized protein LOC133526644, with translation MTLKLDFVRNVDTEYPDTLGNGCTDAARLIGDGPVFDRPAFVSLVTSYIVLRSSVLTEKFDPKVITNSKVTLAWILGDPMKWTTFVKNRVIAINNNIDTTWSYVNTKENPTDPASRGVTPEKLKEHHDKNNKRQPGVGRSASGSVGRSHSTGRGVSAACRVLDPIRGTVTRPAPPPPRECKPKQQPRDSSCKDFVYMSSLPAGGAGPSVLQALLEQPASLRELLARPARQPWARVLPAEPPELPHSGMFVYSVHVLAAGGRRRALGAVGAAGAAGQPARAAGAPGPPALGPRAAGRAARAAPLRYVCVQCTCPRCRRAAPGPRCCRRCWSSRPACASCWRARPASPGPACCRPSRPSCPTPVCLCTVYMSSLPAGGAGPSVLQALLEQPASLRELLARPARQPWARVLPAEPPELPHSGMFVYSVHVLAAGGRRRALGAAGAAGAAGQPARAAGAPGPPALGPRAAGRAARAAPLRYVCVQCTCPRCRRAAPGPRCCRRCWSSRPACASCWRARPASPGPACCRPSRPSCPTPVCLCTVYMSSLPAGGAGPSVLQALLEQPASLRELLARPARQPWARVLPAEPPELPHSGMFVYSVHVLAAGGRRRALGAVGAAGAAGQPARAAGAPGPPALGPLYMSSLPAGGAGPSVLQALLEQPASLRELLARPARQPWARVLPAEPPELPHSVYMSSLPAGGAGPSVLQALLEQPASLRELLARPARQPWARVLPAEPPELPHSGMFVYSALLEQPASLRELLARPARQPWARVLPAEPPELPHSGMFVYSVHVLAAGGRRRALGAAGAAGAAGQPARAAGAPGPPALGPRAAGRAARAAPLRYVCVQCTCPRCRRAAPGPRCCRRCWSSRPACASCWRARPASPGPACCRPSRPSCPTPVCLCTVYMSSLPAGGAGPSVLQALLEQPASLRELLARPARQPWARVLPAEPPELPHSGSYPEENVSENKVGGLPPAVSTDINQHTVSMADDNIGPTIKRSSSPAAASPAPPAADVSGAVTPAAAAAAAADAEIKLEVPEISEMPDCKTWDSATRLKILKMLLEESDAAAGVSYAVPGISTAVFGTSSAVFGSSSAVFGTSHAVAENSHVPAETSYTAVENLHALAMSSNGVVETLQDGVGLSPDVAETSHDVAETSHDVAESLLVVAETSRAAYEASDAEQDEWDQYPVESEVSDPDDPDYEGTDGADETEVSEEDMPGLARVTVQTALQPRRRRPPHALHAPRRRHPTNTSSTTLSLGFKERLLRLLRARYKKNLSVQELESRLVGATYEREELRAADVVAGHVQFAVSRVFAPVPCSRALRAALAAPAAAAPAAARLAAALMADEKARELFTGVSFAACPPGEAPLHEYAFTAPSSDYRPDSDSEMERAALVLHEKAELVRARLRAAAGARGRLLAALQRVERLAAGRPAGRPAGRPAGRPAGRPAGRLAGRPAGRLAGRPRRHVARARTLAEFLRLERRLHRSRRHCKALKAIYRGISEQVPAAASPGLTLSAVVRGALARTLAPAAAAEFSFAGNPRRHARKRSYSATKCCAILRGVYTSDITRYYKETIWISETDNAAFQQGDGDLAGETGVQCGAPEQWRRRALTGRLTARRRRALTGRLTARRRRALTGRLTARRRRALTGRLTARRRRALTGRLTARRRRALTGRLTARRRRALTGRLTARRRRALTGRLTARRRRTPP, from the exons TGATAAGAACAACAAGCGACAGCCGGGTGTGGGACGCTCGGCGTCGGGGAGTGTCGGGCGCTCGCACAGTACCGGCCGCGGCGTCTCGGCGGCCTGTCGTGTGCTCGATCCCATCCGCGGCACCGTGACGCGACCCGCCCCTCCGCCGCCCCGCGAGTGCAAACCCAAACAACAACCACGTGACTCATCTTGCAAGGATTTTG TGTACATGTCCTCGCTGCCGGCGGGCGGCGCCGGGCCCTCGGTGCTGCAGGCGCTGCTGGAGCAGCCGGCCAGCCTGCGCGAGCTGCTGGCGCGCCCGGCCCGCCAGCCCTGGGCCCGCGTGCTGCCGGCCGAGCCGCCCGAGCTGCCCCACTCCGGTATGTTTGTGTACAGTGTACATGTCCTCGCTGCCGGCGGGCGGCGCCGGGCCCTCGGTGCTGTAGGCGCTGCTGGAGCAGCCGGCCAGCCTGCGCGAGCTGCTGGCGCGCCCGGCCCGCCAGCCCTGGGCCCGCGTGCTGCCGGCCGAGCCGCCCGAGCTGCCCCACTCCGGTATGTTTGTGTACAGTGTACATGTCCTCGCTGCCGGCGGGCGGCGCCGGGCCCTCGGTGCTGCAGGCGCTGCTGGAGCAGCCGGCCAGCCTGCGCGAGCTGCTGGCGCGCCCGGCCCGCCAGCCCTGGGCCCGCGTGCTGCCGGCCGAGCCGCCCGAGCTGCCCCACTCCGGTATGTTTGTGTACAGTGTACATGTCCTCGCTGCCGGCGGGCGGCGCCGGGCCCTCGGTGCTGCAGGCGCTGCTGGAGCAGCCGGCCAGCCTGCGCGAGCTGCTGGCGCGCCCGGCCCGCCAGCCCTGGGCCCGCGTGCTGCCGGCCGAGCCGCCCGAGCTGCCCCACTCCGGTATGTTTGTGTACAGTGTACATGTCCTCGCTGCCGGCGGGCGGCGCCGGGCCCTCGGTGCTGCAGGCGCTGCTGGAGCAGCCGGCCAGCCTGCGCGAGCTGCTGGCGCGCCCGGCCCGCCAGCCCTGGGCCCGCGTGCTGCCGGCCGAGCCGCCCGAGCTGCCCCACTCCGGTATGTTTGTGTACAGTGTACATGTCCTCGCTGCCGGCGGGCGGCGCCGGGCCCTCGGTGCTGCAGGCGCTGCTGGAGCAGCCGGCCAGCCTGCGCGAGCTGCTGGCGCGCCCGGCCCGCCAGCCCTGGGCCCGCGTGCTGCCGGCCGAGCCGCCCGAGCTGCCCCACTCCGGTATGTTTGTGTACAGTGTACATGTCCTCGCTGCCGGCGGGCGGCGCCGGGCCCTCGGTGCTGCAGGCGCTGCTGGAGCAGCCGGCCAGCCTGCGCGAGCTGCTGGCGCGCCCGGCCCGCCAGCCCTGGGCCCGCGTGCTGCCGGCCGAGCCGCCCGAGCTGCCCCACTCCGGTATGTTTGTGTACAGTGTACATGTCCTCGCTGCCGGCGGGCGGCGCCGGGCCCTCGGTGCTGTAGGCGCTGCTGGAGCAGCCGGCCAGCCTGCGCGAGCTGCTGGCGCGCCCGGCCCGCCAGCCCTGGGCCCGC TGTACATGTCCTCGCTGCCGGCGGGCGGCGCCGGGCCCTCGGTGCTGCAGGCGCTGCTGGAGCAGCCGGCCAGCCTGCGCGAGCTGCTGGCGCGCCCGGCCCGCCAGCCCTGGGCCCGCGTGCTGCCGGCCGAGCCGCCCGAGCTGCCCCACTCCG TGTACATGTCCTCGCTGCCGGCGGGCGGCGCCGGGCCCTCGGTGCTGCAGGCGCTGCTGGAGCAGCCGGCCAGCCTGCGCGAGCTGCTGGCGCGCCCGGCCCGCCAGCCCTGGGCCCGCGTGCTGCCGGCCGAGCCGCCCGAGCTGCCCCACTCCGGTATGTTTGTGTACAGT GCGCTGCTGGAGCAGCCGGCCAGCCTGCGCGAGCTGCTGGCGCGCCCGGCCCGCCAGCCCTGGGCCCGCGTGCTGCCGGCCGAGCCGCCCGAGCTGCCCCACTCCGGTATGTTTGTGTACAGTGTACATGTCCTCGCTGCCGGCGGGCGGCGCCGGGCCCTCGGTGCTGCAGGCGCTGCTGGAGCAGCCGGCCAGCCTGCGCGAGCTGCTGGCGCGCCCGGCCCGCCAGCCCTGGGCCCGCGTGCTGCCGGCCGAGCCGCCCGAGCTGCCCCACTCCGGTATGTTTGTGTACAGTGTACATGTCCTCGCTGCCGGCGGGCGGCGCCGGGCCCTCGGTGCTGCAGGCGCTGCTGGAGCAGCCGGCCAGCCTGCGCGAGCTGCTGGCGCGCCCGGCCCGCCAGCCCTGGGCCCGCGTGCTGCCGGCCGAGCCGCCCGAGCTGCCCCACTCCGGTATGTTTGTGTACAGTGTACATGTCCTCGCTGCCGGCGGGCGGCGCCGGGCCCTCGGTGCTGCAGGCGCTGCTGGAGCAGCCGGCCAGCCTGCGCGAGCTGCTGGCGCGCCCGGCCCGCCAGCCCTGGGCCCGCGTGCTGCCGGCCGAGCCGCCCGAGCTGCCCCACTCCG GTAGCTATCCAGAGGAAAATGTATCAGAAAACAAAGTTGGCGGACTACCCCCTGCAGTATCTACAGACATCAATCAACACACTGTTTCAATG gcTGACGATAATATCGGGCCGACGATTAAAAGAAGCAGCTCCCCTGCGGCCGCGTCGCCCGCGCCGCCGGCGGCCGACGTCAGCGGCGCGGtgacgcccgccgccgccgccgccgccgccgccgacgccgAGATTAAACTTGAAGTGCCTGAAATTAGTGAAATGCCAGACTGCAAAACATGG GATTCGGCCACGCGCTTGAAAATCTTGAAAATGCTCCTGGAAGAATCCGACGCCGCCGCCGGGGTATCATACGCTGTCCCCGGTATTTCAACCGCTGTCTTCGGTACTTCATCCGCCGTTTTCGGTTCTTCATCAGCTGTCTTCGGTACTTCACACGCCGTCGCCGAAAATTCACACGTCCCCGCCGAAACATCATACACCGCCGTTGAAAATTTACACGCCCTCGCCATGTCGTCTAACGGCGTCGTCGAAACTCTACAGGACGGCGTCGGACTTTCACCCGACGTCGCTGAAACTTCACACGATGTCGCTGAAACTTCACACGATGTCGCTGAAAGTTTACTCGTTGTCGCCGAAACATCGCGCGCGGCCTATGAAGCGTCAGACGCGGAACAGGATGAGTGGGATCAGTACCCCGTAGAGTCAGAAGTGAGTGATCCCGATGACCCAGATTATGAAGGAACGGACGGGGCCGACGAGACTGAAGTCAGCGAAGAGGACATGCCGGGGCTCGCCAGG GTGACGGTTCAGACCGCGCTGcagccgcgccggcgccgcccgccgcaCGCGCTacacgcgccgcgccgccgccacccAACT AATACATCGAGCACTACGCTGTCACTAGGTTTTAAGGAGAGGTTGCTGCGTTTGCTGCGTGCACGGTACAAAAAG AATTTGAGTGTTCAAGAACTGGAGAGTCGCCTGGTCGGGGCCACGTACGAGAGGGAGGAGCTGCGCGCGGCCGACGTGGTCGCCGGG CACGTGCAGTTCGCCGTGAGCCGCGTGTTCGCGCCCGTGCCGTGCTCGCGCGCGCTGCGGGCCGCGCTggccgcccccgccgccgccgcccccgccgccgcccgcctcgCCGCCGCCCTCATGGCAG ATGAAAAAGCGCGTGAACTGTTCACCGGCGTGAGTTTCGCGGCCTGCCCGCCGGGCGAGGCGCCGCTCCACGAGTACGCTTTTACAG CCCCGTCGTCGGACTACCGTCCCGACTCGGACTCGGAGATGGAGAGGGCGGCGCTCGTGCTGCACGAGAAGGCGGAGCTGGTGCGCGCGCGGCtgcgggcggcggcgggcgcgcgggggcggctgctggccgcgctgcagcgCGTGGAGCGGctggcggcggggcggccggCGGGGCGGCCGGCGGGGCGGCCGGCGGGGCGGCCGGCGGGGCGGCCGGCGGGGCGGCTGGCCGGGCGGCCGGCGGGGCGGCTGGCCGGGCGGCCGCGCCGGCACGTGGCCCGCGCCAGGACGCTCGCCGAGTTCCTGCGGCTGGAGCGGCGGCTGCACCGGTCGCGCAGGCACTGCAAGGCGCTG AAAGCGATATACCGGGGTATCAGCGAGCAGGTGCCCGCGGCGGCGTCGCCGGGGCTGACGCTGAGCGCGGTGGTGCGCGGCGCGCTGGCGCGCACGCtggcgcccgccgccgccgccgagttCTCGTTCGCCGGCAACCCGCGCCGCCACGCGCGCAAGCGCAGCTACAGCGCCACCAAGTGCTGCGCTATCCTGCGAGGTGTGTACACATCTGATATCACTCG gtattatAAAGAAACGATTTGGATCTCTGAAACCGACAATGCTGCATTTCAACAAGGTGACGGGGACTTGGCTGGCGAAACAGGCGTACAATGTGGCGCACCCGAGCAGTGGCGGCGACGGGCCCTAACCGGGCGCCTGACcgctcggcggcggcgggcccTGACCGGGCGCCTGACcgctcggcggcggcgggcccTGACCGGGCGCCTGACcgctcggcggcggcgggcccTGACCGGGCGCCTGACcgctcggcggcggcgggcccTGACCGGGCGCCTGACcgctcggcggcggcgggcccTGACCGGGCGCCTGACcgctcggcggcggcgggcccTGACCGGGCGCCTGACcgctcggcggcggcgggcccTGACCGGGCGCCTGACCGCTCGGCGGCGGCGGACTCCGCCCTGA